The Bdellovibrio sp. GT3 genome contains the following window.
ATACCCTGCATTCCCGGCATATTCCAGTCAGAGATAATGAACTCGTATGGCTTACCCGCGTCGTGAGCCGCCGCGATCATCGGAAGGGCGGTTTTACCATCGTCCGCCTCCTCGACGTTAGTGTAGCCAAGTTCGTTTAAAACCTTTTTGATGATTTTTCGCATTGTGGAAAAGTCGTCAACGATCAAAAATTTGGTCGTATTGGGAAACATAATATCTCCTAAGGGGCTATTTTGTG
Protein-coding sequences here:
- a CDS encoding response regulator; amino-acid sequence: MFPNTTKFLIVDDFSTMRKIIKKVLNELGYTNVEEADDGKTALPMIAAAHDAGKPYEFIISDWNMPGMQGIDLLKACKADPRFKATPFMLVTAESEQKHILEAAKAGVSDYVVKPFNSQTLKGKMERVWAKHAGAKAA